Proteins from one Pseudostreptobacillus hongkongensis genomic window:
- the atpG gene encoding ATP synthase F1 subunit gamma yields MASNMKEIKARINSINNSKQITNAMNIVSSTKFKKFQVLTFKTREYEKALEETLSNILRDIGNRHNILFEGKKEVKNVGIIVMSSDRGLCGSFNSNALKRMEKMIRRFKKEGKSVSVVTVGRKARDYCKSRDIDVDSEFIQLIPETMFEKAKIISEDIVDFYLNDHYDEVYIIYSKFVSVISYNLVEERLLPFTRPEFKNNDEENTKKSQKYIFEPDENNVLVEFLPKMLNNKLYQAFLETAASEHSARMSAMKSASENATEMIDKLTLQYNRVRQGLITQELTEIVSGSEAIK; encoded by the coding sequence ACAAAATTTAAGAAATTTCAAGTTTTAACTTTTAAGACTCGTGAGTATGAAAAGGCACTTGAAGAAACATTGTCTAATATTTTGAGAGATATAGGGAATAGACATAATATCCTATTTGAAGGTAAAAAAGAAGTTAAAAATGTAGGGATCATAGTAATGAGCTCTGATAGGGGTCTTTGTGGTTCATTTAATTCTAATGCTTTAAAACGTATGGAAAAAATGATAAGAAGATTTAAAAAAGAAGGTAAGAGTGTATCAGTAGTTACTGTAGGAAGAAAAGCTAGAGATTACTGTAAAAGTAGAGATATAGATGTTGATAGTGAATTTATACAATTAATTCCTGAAACAATGTTTGAAAAAGCTAAGATTATTAGTGAAGATATAGTTGATTTTTATCTAAATGATCATTATGATGAGGTATATATAATTTATTCTAAGTTTGTTTCGGTTATAAGCTACAACTTAGTGGAAGAAAGATTATTACCTTTCACAAGACCAGAATTTAAGAATAATGATGAAGAAAATACTAAGAAATCTCAAAAATATATATTTGAACCTGATGAAAATAATGTTTTAGTTGAATTTTTACCTAAAATGCTTAATAATAAACTTTATCAAGCATTTTTAGAAACAGCTGCAAGTGAACATTCAGCACGTATGTCAGCTATGAAAAGTGCAAGTGAAAATGCAACAGAAATGATAGATAAATTAACTTTACAATATAACAGAGTTAGACAAGGATTGATAACTCAAGAATTAACTGAGATAGTCAGTGGTTCAGAAGCTATAAAATGA